A part of Streptomyces sp. DSM 40750 genomic DNA contains:
- the sucD gene encoding succinate--CoA ligase subunit alpha, producing the protein MAIYLTKESKVLVQGMTGGEGMKHTRRMLAAGTNIVGGVNPRKAGRTVDFDVPQCLEGLGGAPSAVPVFGSVHEGIEVTGADVSVVFVPPAFAKAAVIEAADAGIGLAVVITEGIPVHDSVAFTAYAQATGVRIIGPNCPGLITPGQSNAGIIPADITKPGRIGLVSKSGTLTYQLMYELRDIGFSTCVGIGGDPVVGTTHIDCLAAFQDDPETELIVLIGEIGGDAEERAAAYVRDHVTKPVVGYIAGFTAPEGKTMGHAGAIVSGSSGTAQAKKEALEAVGVRVGSTPTETARLVLAALEDGA; encoded by the coding sequence ATGGCCATCTACCTCACCAAGGAGAGCAAGGTCCTCGTCCAGGGCATGACCGGCGGCGAGGGCATGAAGCACACCCGCCGCATGCTCGCGGCCGGCACGAACATCGTCGGCGGCGTCAACCCCCGAAAGGCGGGCCGGACCGTCGACTTCGACGTCCCCCAGTGCCTTGAGGGCCTGGGAGGTGCCCCCAGTGCCGTCCCCGTCTTCGGCTCGGTCCACGAGGGCATCGAGGTCACCGGCGCCGACGTCAGCGTCGTCTTCGTCCCGCCCGCCTTCGCCAAGGCGGCCGTGATCGAGGCCGCCGACGCCGGCATCGGCCTCGCCGTCGTCATCACCGAGGGCATCCCGGTCCACGACTCCGTCGCCTTCACGGCGTACGCCCAGGCCACGGGCGTCCGGATCATCGGCCCCAACTGCCCCGGTCTGATCACCCCCGGCCAGTCCAACGCCGGCATCATCCCCGCCGACATCACCAAGCCGGGACGCATCGGCCTGGTCTCCAAGTCCGGCACCCTCACCTACCAACTCATGTACGAACTCCGCGACATCGGCTTCTCCACCTGCGTCGGCATCGGCGGCGACCCCGTCGTGGGCACCACCCACATCGACTGCCTGGCCGCGTTCCAGGACGACCCCGAGACCGAACTGATCGTCCTCATCGGCGAGATCGGCGGCGACGCGGAGGAACGGGCCGCCGCGTACGTCCGCGACCACGTCACCAAGCCCGTCGTCGGCTACATCGCCGGGTTCACCGCGCCCGAGGGCAAGACGATGGGGCACGCCGGCGCGATCGTCTCCGGCTCGTCCGGTACGGCGCAGGCCAAGAAGGAGGCGCTGGAAGCGGTCGGGGTGAGGGTCGGGAGCACTCCCACCGAGACGGCCCGGCTCGTGCTCGCCGCCCTGGAAGACGGTGCGTGA